One part of the Lachnospiraceae bacterium JLR.KK002 genome encodes these proteins:
- a CDS encoding ABC transporter ATP-binding protein has product MKKILNYIAHYWYAYLFAIFCMVTAIVLDMLYPVITKSIVDDVIIQGKMELLGGLLTMIVIIGAGRSLGGYLKEFTFDTVSVKIAARLRKDLFAHIEGLSMDYFDDTNTGELMARVKDDVDAVWNALGYVGMLSIEVVIHISMVLYCMFTLNWKLAFLPLGAMILMGIIAVFMERKLDKIYEAISEENARLTTIAEENLAGVRTVKAFAREKFEIKKFLSHNRQYYDLNMQQAKTLVRFYPVFQFTGKLLPVVMVIIGGVQVIYGEMTLGSLVAFSEYCRNIVWPMEMLGWLTNDLSSAVASCKKINKIYQQKSSITEHENPVVLEQVKGEISFEHVSFARGKQKILEDVSFTLPQGKTLGVMGATGAGKTSMVNLLMRFFDVKEGSVKLDGVDVRELSLAQLRSSIGTVMQDVFLFSDTISENIRMGKRAALDSPTMVHAAGLAQARKFIENMPETYETIIGERGVGLSGGQKQRISIARAIAKRNPVLILDDSTSALDMETEYEIQKSLETLDATKIIIAHRISAVRRADEIIFLEDGTIRERGTHEELLAKQGLYYDTYVAQMGTAPGQA; this is encoded by the coding sequence ATGAAGAAAATACTGAATTATATCGCCCATTACTGGTATGCGTATCTGTTTGCCATTTTCTGTATGGTTACAGCCATTGTGCTGGATATGCTGTATCCGGTAATCACCAAGAGTATTGTGGATGATGTTATCATTCAGGGGAAAATGGAGCTTTTGGGCGGACTGCTTACCATGATAGTGATTATCGGGGCAGGCCGGAGTCTGGGCGGTTATCTGAAAGAATTTACCTTTGATACGGTAAGTGTTAAGATTGCAGCCAGACTGCGGAAAGATTTGTTTGCCCATATTGAAGGGCTTTCCATGGATTATTTTGACGACACCAATACGGGAGAGCTGATGGCGCGGGTAAAAGATGATGTGGACGCGGTATGGAATGCACTGGGATATGTGGGAATGCTGTCCATTGAGGTGGTCATCCACATTTCCATGGTGCTCTACTGTATGTTTACCCTGAACTGGAAACTGGCTTTTCTGCCCCTTGGAGCAATGATACTGATGGGAATCATCGCCGTTTTCATGGAACGGAAGCTGGATAAAATTTATGAAGCAATCAGTGAGGAAAATGCCAGGCTCACCACCATTGCCGAAGAAAATCTGGCGGGTGTGCGCACGGTAAAAGCATTTGCACGGGAAAAGTTTGAAATTAAAAAATTTCTTTCCCACAACCGGCAGTATTATGATTTGAATATGCAGCAGGCGAAAACGCTGGTACGGTTTTATCCGGTGTTTCAGTTTACCGGAAAGCTGCTGCCGGTGGTAATGGTGATTATCGGCGGAGTACAGGTGATTTATGGGGAAATGACACTGGGAAGTCTGGTGGCTTTTTCCGAGTATTGCCGGAATATTGTGTGGCCCATGGAAATGCTGGGATGGCTGACCAATGATCTGTCTTCGGCCGTTGCTTCCTGTAAAAAAATCAATAAAATTTATCAGCAGAAATCTTCCATTACAGAGCATGAAAATCCCGTGGTACTGGAACAGGTAAAAGGAGAAATTTCCTTTGAGCATGTATCCTTTGCCAGAGGGAAGCAGAAAATTCTGGAAGATGTTTCCTTTACGCTGCCGCAGGGGAAAACCCTTGGGGTGATGGGGGCTACCGGGGCCGGAAAGACTTCCATGGTAAACCTGCTGATGCGCTTTTTTGATGTGAAAGAAGGAAGTGTGAAGCTGGACGGTGTGGATGTGCGGGAACTGTCTCTGGCACAGCTTCGCAGCAGTATCGGAACGGTTATGCAGGATGTATTTCTGTTTTCTGACACCATTTCCGAGAATATCCGTATGGGCAAACGGGCGGCTCTGGACAGTCCAACCATGGTCCATGCCGCCGGGCTGGCTCAGGCCAGAAAATTTATAGAAAATATGCCGGAGACTTATGAGACCATTATCGGAGAGCGGGGCGTGGGACTTTCCGGGGGACAGAAGCAGCGTATCAGTATTGCCAGAGCCATTGCAAAACGCAATCCGGTGCTGATTCTGGACGATTCTACTTCAGCCCTGGACATGGAGACGGAATATGAAATCCAGAAATCACTGGAGACTCTGGACGCCACGAAAATCATTATTGCCCATCGGATTTCCGCAGTGCGCCGGGCAGATGAGATTATTTTTCTGGAGGACGGAACCATAAGAGAGCGGGGAACCCATGAGGAACTGCTGGCGAAACAGGGCCTTTATTATGACACTTATGTGGCTCAGATGGGCACAGCGCCGGGGCAGGCCTGA
- a CDS encoding CAP domain-containing protein encodes MKKAYLRALFLVVWLLLIPLAGNFTGMEAQAASGEKPDNMEYTFASINGWEVSTKTEMGKVTVLVFGYTTCGNSQATIRNIAKSDWVSSAGIRVVFAEANKASQEAVKNFAATYGNEHILFCYDGGSSIWDAAFEYYDLGVLNEGAGAGFPFTVLIDGNNKVQKVLTEYQSADGIMKEIRAFAGENYEETNPKVNVDISGTENYSYANEVLALVNQERARRGLGALKQDQALTEVAMQRAAELAMYYSHTRPDGTKCFTATDRGTRRAENIAVGYPSPQAVMAAWISSPGHLANITDSEMTSIGIGCFQDSGGIWHWVQFFDNAAALEPALSGSSQVTRSVSIRKSLLHLQPAANQAFVCKDKGTAVSMDIYHANELFETSKPKLSASGFDFVSSNPAAATVDAGGMINVQGPGTAVITASVKGDASCTVTKTITVADHVYVVSKVEPTYTEEGYTLHTCSVCGDSYKDSIVPKLEQPQNSEKGISDVTGLKASSGATSIKLSWKKVSGAEGYRVYQYSGKKWEKLATVTSGRTSCTVKKLRSATGYRFAVKAYRTVNKKQVFSKSYTSLYTATNPADVKFKVTAGKKKAAVKWDKVPRADKYIVSYKTGTKGSWKNLKTTKSLRYTRKNLKSGKTYTFAVRACKVYRGKTYTSSYQGKKIKIK; translated from the coding sequence ATGAAAAAGGCATATCTGCGCGCACTGTTTCTGGTGGTCTGGCTGCTGCTGATTCCCCTGGCGGGAAATTTTACAGGAATGGAAGCCCAGGCAGCTTCCGGGGAGAAGCCGGACAATATGGAATATACCTTTGCTTCCATAAATGGGTGGGAGGTTTCCACCAAAACAGAGATGGGAAAAGTCACAGTGCTTGTATTTGGATACACAACCTGTGGGAATTCCCAGGCTACCATCCGGAATATTGCAAAAAGCGACTGGGTAAGCAGTGCGGGAATACGGGTGGTTTTTGCAGAAGCTAATAAAGCCTCTCAGGAAGCGGTGAAAAATTTTGCCGCAACATACGGGAATGAGCATATTCTGTTCTGTTATGATGGAGGGAGCAGTATCTGGGACGCCGCGTTTGAATATTATGACCTTGGCGTTCTCAATGAGGGGGCAGGAGCCGGATTCCCTTTTACGGTTCTGATTGACGGGAACAATAAAGTTCAGAAGGTACTGACCGAATATCAGTCTGCGGACGGAATTATGAAAGAAATCAGAGCCTTTGCCGGTGAGAATTATGAGGAAACCAATCCAAAGGTCAATGTGGATATCAGCGGTACGGAAAATTATTCTTATGCAAATGAAGTGCTGGCGCTGGTTAATCAGGAACGTGCCAGGAGAGGACTTGGGGCCCTGAAACAGGACCAGGCCCTGACAGAGGTTGCCATGCAGCGGGCGGCGGAACTGGCCATGTATTACAGTCACACCAGGCCCGATGGGACGAAGTGTTTTACCGCCACTGACCGGGGTACCCGCAGAGCGGAGAACATAGCGGTTGGTTATCCTTCTCCCCAGGCTGTGATGGCGGCCTGGATCAGTTCCCCAGGCCATCTGGCCAATATCACGGATTCGGAAATGACCAGCATTGGAATCGGCTGCTTTCAGGACAGCGGAGGAATCTGGCACTGGGTACAGTTTTTTGACAATGCGGCAGCCCTTGAGCCGGCTCTTTCCGGCAGCAGCCAGGTGACCAGAAGCGTTTCCATACGGAAATCTCTGCTGCATCTGCAGCCAGCGGCAAATCAGGCCTTTGTATGCAAAGATAAGGGAACGGCAGTTTCCATGGATATTTATCATGCAAATGAACTGTTTGAGACCAGTAAGCCGAAGCTGTCTGCATCCGGCTTTGATTTTGTCAGCAGTAATCCTGCGGCGGCAACGGTTGACGCCGGCGGAATGATTAACGTGCAGGGGCCGGGAACCGCCGTAATCACTGCCTCTGTAAAGGGAGACGCTTCCTGTACTGTGACGAAAACCATTACTGTGGCGGACCATGTGTATGTTGTCAGCAAAGTGGAGCCCACTTATACGGAGGAAGGTTATACCCTGCACACCTGCTCTGTCTGCGGAGACAGCTATAAGGATTCCATTGTTCCAAAGCTGGAGCAGCCTCAGAATTCCGAAAAAGGTATTTCCGATGTGACCGGTCTTAAGGCCTCGTCCGGGGCCACCAGTATCAAATTGAGCTGGAAGAAGGTTTCCGGGGCGGAAGGGTACCGGGTTTATCAGTATTCCGGGAAAAAATGGGAGAAGCTGGCAACGGTAACCTCCGGCCGAACTTCCTGTACTGTGAAAAAGCTCAGGTCTGCCACCGGTTATCGGTTTGCAGTAAAGGCGTACCGGACCGTAAATAAAAAGCAGGTGTTCAGCAAGTCCTACACTTCTCTGTATACTGCCACAAATCCGGCAGATGTGAAGTTTAAAGTAACGGCCGGGAAGAAGAAAGCTGCTGTAAAATGGGATAAGGTGCCCAGGGCTGACAAATATATCGTTTCGTATAAGACCGGGACAAAAGGTTCCTGGAAGAATCTGAAAACCACAAAGAGCCTCCGTTATACCAGGAAGAATCTGAAATCCGGGAAGACGTATACTTTTGCAGTGAGAGCCTGCAAAGTTTACCGGGGAAAAACTTACACCAGCAGTTATCAGGGGAAAAAAATAAAAATTAAGTAA